The Girardinichthys multiradiatus isolate DD_20200921_A chromosome 9, DD_fGirMul_XY1, whole genome shotgun sequence genome segment ttaggttgggggcaattatttttttccataagGCCAGGTCAGTTTGGAAAGCTTTTCACCATTAATAAATACAAGTTTGAGAGCCCCTTCCCTAAaggaataataaaaacaactgaGCTTATAAAACATGCTGCAAGCCATGAATATTTAACACAAATTGGAAACGTTCATCTCTGCAACAGAATTCACAAAAATATGCCCTTATTGGGGATAACGTGTCATTACCTCCTTGGTAATCTTTCAGGTTGTCTGTGATCTGGGTTTGTGGGTCCAGAGGTTTGGTATCAGGTTTAGAGGTGGGTAATAGTTTGGACGGGTCAGGTTTGGGGTCGGGTTCAGATGTGCGAAGATCCGTAGTCGTTACATCTGCTTTAACTCTGTCAGTGGTCTTGTCTGGGTCTGCAGCTGTGGATGAGGGGAACCCAACTCCAGCTGGGGTGAGAGTGGGGGTTGGATCTTTAATGTCTGCTTCCTGGAAGCTGGTGCTTCCTGGGTTGCTCTCTATGTTTGGGCTTGAAGTGGTTTCCTCTGGGGGTATTACTGAAGCCAACGTTGATGAAGCAGGAGTTGTGGTGAGCTGAGGGTTTTCCGGCTCTTCCAGCTTGTCTGAAGGGACAATCTCCTTCCCTGACTCTGTAGGACCGGATGAAGCTGTAGGTTCATTTTGTGATGCTGAGGACGAAGAAGGCTCACGGACGTCGGGGTCAGGCGCAGTTGTCAGTTCAGGGATAATCGCTCCTTGATCTGGGTCTCTTGTCAGATCTTGGGTATCTGGAGGTGGAAAACAGCGATAACAAATTCTTAGATTTACAAGTTACAATTAATGACCTGCAGTAGAAACAGTATCAGGAAATAATAGCTCCCTGTCAGATTACAGTGAAAgtaaagaaacatcagatttcAAAGAAATTGTTATGCAAAGACAGCCAGAAAGGAAGATCACATCTTAATAGAGTTACACCCATAAAGATTACATAAGGAACaatattctaaaataaaaataaaaatattcagcaTCCTCTATAATTATTGTGTAAAAAGtcctaaaataaatgtatcttttatCAAAGGAGCTTAATCTGCAACCCTGACAATTCCTAGAAATTGCAATCGGAACATTTTTTACCTTTACTCTTTACTTTTTCAAGTGGATCAGACAGGCTAGGATTTTTTAAATTGCAACCAATGACTTATATTTCCCTGGGGCATACATATGATGTGACACTGACATCTATTTCTGTCAGCCACTTCTCAGAATGGGAAAGACATAAGAACATGTAATTCAAGAAGGGCATTGAGCTGTACAATGCTGAAAATGGCTGCAAGAGCAAAGCCACTCACCTACACTTGTCTACAGTCAGAACAATAATTGATATGTTTAAAGCAACTGAAACGGAGACCAACAAAGCTGGATGAGAAACCAGATTTATCCTACCAACACCAAAGACAGTGACAATTAGGTAAGGGAAGTAAAAAACATTCCTGGGATCACCAACTCTCCCTGACAACTATTAGTCGCTATCTACATGTTGATCTATTGTTTGGGCGTTGTGCCAGGAAACAGCTTTTTGCTGTCTAACCATCACAAAAGTAAATGTGTCAGAATTACCTAAAAACTGCTTGGACTGAATTGTGGTTGAGTCTGGTTGAGATTGGACTTTCTAGCTACAAACTTTCTAGCTACAAACACTATAAGTGGGTctggtgtgaaacaaaggatgGATAATGTCTAATGTAGTACAGTGTAggttctgtgatgctgtgggcctggtTGTCTTCCAATGTCCCTGGATTTTTCCACATTGTTACAGGTTTGCTAATGCCGTATAACTCATACAAGAAGACTGAACATTGAACATCACATACCTGTGCTTGCTGTTGTCATTGTATTAAAAACGACACCGGCAGGAGTTGCCTCTGTCAGAGAAAGAGCTCTCTCTGTGCTGAACTCCGGATCATCTGTAACCACAGTTGGTTCTGCCGGGATTTTATCCTGGGGTTCAGCTGGAGTTGGTTCAACACCACTGCTGGTCTCTGGGCCTGGAGACGCCTCCGGATCCCCCACTCCATTTGTGGGAAAGTCATCACCCGGCAAGATCTCGGCAAATACATCTGCCACAGAGAGGTTTACATTTATTATTCCTGTCATGTCTGGAAAAGCTGTTTGCTAAACTCTTCATCCATTAATgtctctgctcaccatcactaAGATCATTCAGTGGGTATGGTGCTGGGCTGTCTGGAGTAAATAAGTTGTTATCTGTAGATAAATAGGACAACATTAGGGAAAAAAACTAAGCAAATACTTGTAAATGTCATtgttaattcaattaaattcagtttatttatatagtgttaATGCAAACATATATTTGATCATAGTCCTGACAGAGTTGATTTTTAATTTCCAAGCACAAGACGGAATTACTGACTTCTTTAtactataaaataaaaaggcaaTAAGATATTATGTAATTGTTTTTTAGCTTCATTTTGTGGTTTCCTTTTATGTAACTGAATCTGAGTCCAGCTCTTTTCAACATGGCCCACTCAAAACAAACTCTGCTTCTTTGTGTTTCAGTTGGCTCCTGAGGCCAGCACTCTTGGCTTGTTGGGACTTGGACTTTGAAAGTGAGTCCCAATGGCAGAGCTTCAATCAACTGTATGCACACATTTTCCTGCTCTCATTTACATGGAAACTGTATAAAATCCACCAAGTTCAGCTCCTGACATTATTTTGGACATCTAAAACTGTGGCTTTTAGGGCTGCATTAGGAGAACAAACAAAGTGTACAATCGatgcagaaataaagaaaatagtctCCTGCATTGTTTCCTTCACTGACTGAAGGGTCCTCCGTCAGAGTTGATTCTGTGAGAACATTCAAATGTTACTGTTAGCTGGAATTTCCTTTGGAAAAAAATTTGCCTTAAAGCCTAAACGGCTGAAAATATAGCAAACCTTTTGGCAAAAAAATATACCTTTGGGATTGTTACCATGTACACTATCACATGAACTACTCTTCATTGGCCCTGTTGCTGCTCCACTGATTTCTGCAGATTATCTGCATGCATTTCATGATGCTGCTGTGCATGCGTTTGTGCAtgatgctggtgcagttggattcaattaaaactgaattcatttatCATGTGCATAggacacattttaaattgcCAGCCTCTGAGTTTTGTGCTGGGTATTCTGTTAAGGAAATATGAAGCATTTCACGTGCAGAAAAAACGCAAACATCACTGCTGTATGTGTTGTTTAAGGCTTACCATCCTCATCACAGTGGGCCTTGTAATCTGGACAACACTGCTTGAACCTCAAGCAGTCAGAGTCGCAGCTGCACAGCCGACCTCTCTTGTGGGTTTCCCCACAACGGCCCTTGCAGGAGTTTTCTGTTGCACAGATAAAAATCGGAAGCTTAAAACACAACAGATCTGGacaaatcaattttttttatagatGTACAATTTAAAACTTTATATAATAATCTCAGTATTTAGGTATTCCCTAATCCTGTTTTAGAGCACAGCATAAAATtcatgacatggtgcgttatcctgctggaagtaatatataggggttggacaatgaaactgaaacctggttttagaccacaataatttattagtatggtgtagggcctccttttgtggccaaaacagcgtcaattcgtcttaggaatgacatatacaagtcctgcacagtggtcagagggattttaagccattcttcttgcaggatagtggccaggtcactacgtgatactggtggaggaaaacgtttcctgactcgcgcccccaaaacacaccaaagtggctcaataatatttagatctggtgactgtgcaggtcatgggagatgttcaacttcactttcatgttcatcaaaccaatctttcaccagtcttgctgtgtgtattggtgcattgtcatcctgatacacggcaccgccttcgggatacaatgtttgaaccattggatgcatatggtcctcaagaatggttcggtagtccttggcagtgacgcgcccatctagcacaaatattgggccaagggaatgccatgatatggcagcccaaaccatcactgatccacccccatgcttcactctgggcatgcaacagtctgggtggtacgcttatttggggcttctccacaccgtaactctccctggcttgtcccaaatgactgatgatgataaataagtactggtgccccccaggggtatgttctatccccactcctcttctctctgtacacaaaggactgcacctcatcggactcgtccgtgaaactccttaagtttgcagacgacaccactgtcattggactgatccaggacggtgatgagtctgcatacagacagcaggtggattggctgatacactggtgcggtcagaactaccttgaactgaacccactcaagactgtggaaatggtggtggactttcggagaacaccacccataTACACCCCCCTcgccatcctcaacaacactgtatcggccgtggaccacttcaggttcttaggaaccaccatctctgaggacctgagatggtcttcacacatagacactgttcgaaggaaggcccagcagagactgaacttcctgaggcaactcaagaagttcaaccttctacaggagctgctggtcatcttctacactgccatcattcagtctgtcctgtcttcatccatctcagtgtggattggctcatccacaaaacaggacaggtccagactgcaacgaataatcaggaatgcagagagaataatcagggctgaccttccctccatccaggacttatacaggtctagggtcaagaaaagagctgcaaaaatctctgcagaccccacacactctgaacataaactgttcagagttttaccttcaggccgccgctacagagcactgttcactaaaaccagccgccacagagacagtttcttcccccaggctgtttctctgtcgAACATtaaatagagtacaaaacaacagcatacagatgttgcaaatgcaccttttttattagatatgtgtatattgtacattgtaaattgtaaattgtaaatttgtatattctgtaatgcaaaaacagaacaaaagagcaaagtgtaccggaggcaacttccttgtttgtatgcacgaacttggcaataaagctgattctgattctgaaatagaatccacctgtgtgtaatcaagccTCCCTATAAAtggacctgctctgtgatagtctcagggttctgttcaaagtgcagagagcatcatgaagaccaaggaacacaccaggcaggtccgagatactgttgtggagaagtttaaagccggatttggatacaaaaagatttcccaagctttaaacatcccaaggagcactgtgcaagcaatcatattgaaatggaaggagtatcagaccactacaaatctaccaagacccggccgtccctctaaactctcatctcgaacaaggagaagattgatcagagatgcagccaagaggcccatgatcactctggatgaactgcagagatctacagctgaggtgggagagtctgtccataggacaacaatcagtcgtacactgcacaaatctggcctttatggaagagtggcaagaagaaaaccatttctcaaagatatccataaaaagtgttgtttaaagtttgccacaagccacctgagagacacaccaaacatgtggaagaaggtgctctggtcagatgaaaccaaaatcgaactatttggccacaatgcaaaacgatatgtttggcgtaaaagcaacacagctcatcaccctgaacacaccatccccactgtcaaacatggtggtggcagcatcatggtttgggcctgcttttcgttagcagggactgggaagatggtcaaaattgatggggaGATGGATGGGGCGAAAAACAGGACCattatggaagaaaacctgttggagtctgcaagagaactgagactgggacggaaatttatcttccaacaagacaatgatccaaaacatgaagccaaatctacaatgaaatggttcacaaataaacgtatccaggtgttggaatggccaagtcaaagtccagacctgaatccaatcgagaatctgtggaaagagctgaagactgctgttcacgaacgctctccatccaacctcactgagctccagctgttttacaaggaagaatgagcaagaatttcagtctctcgatgtgcaaaactgatagagacaaaccccaagagacttgcagctgtaattgcagcaaagggtggcgctacaaagtattaacgcaagggggccgaataatattgcacgccagacttttcagttttttatttgttaaaaaagtttgacacatgcaataaatttcattcttcttcacgattgtgtcccacttgttgttgattcttcacaaaaaatttgaattttatatctttatgtttgaagcctgaaatgtggcaagaggtcgaaaagttcaagggggccgagtactttcgcaaggcactatagatatatctatatatagatatatctatacctatatagatatatctatataggtatatagatatatatatatatgtgtctgtgtgtgtgtgtgtgtgtgtttctgaaaAGCGATCTTACTTGTGGTGCACTGAGATTCAAAGTCTCTGCAGCACTCTTCATAGGACAGGCAGTTATAGTCACACTGACACATGTTGCCCCTGTAGTACTCAGCACCACATCGGCCTCTGCAGCTCGCTGTAGGAATGAATGCAAACAGGAAAAACTGTCAGAAATAAGGTTCTGTTGACCTGAGCCTCTTTGGGGCCCAGGCTGCATGAGGCTGCCAGAAATTGATTTCTGAAGTAGACACAGGTTCTCCCTCCGGTTAATAATCATTAACCAAGCAAACATTGATGAGTACAAGCCAAAATTTAACAgattcccaaaaaatattttaatcattacTATGTTTTTGTGTGgactaatatttaaaaaaacatgtcattaagagttttaaatgaaacatgCAAATTATAGAAACTATACTCACCCTGAGTTGAACTAAATTTCAAAGCACAAGCCAGCAAAGTGACAACACAAAGGATTTTGGAAGACATTATgcagaaaatctgaaataaagaaTACGACATAAAAATTAAACAGcctgtttgttgtcatttttagaAAAGACAAACTACTGCAAACACAGTGTAAACTCACCTTTCCTGAGCTCCTATCTGCAGAGTCTGTGACCTGGACTCCTTTTATAGAACcgacaaagagaaaaaaagcctGAGTTCCTGGTAATTGTTGGATCCATTCTAATTAAAAGAACGATGATCTCACAGGGTGTAAGGAGGATTCTGAAGTCCAGACATTAGGATTTACCACAAACACTTGGAAGCACATCAACACACTTCAGTGCCAGACAGACTGCTGACTTCACAGACTTCCAAGCAgagggaaaaacagaggctggggcTTGTTGTTCTGTCAGAGAACAGGGAACTTTTACATCCTTCCAGACCTTTGAGGTTAGAGACCGTCAAATAAATTAGTAACAACTTTATTTGTTCTgttctttgacatttttttcaatGTATATTTCTTACATATTCGGATCCTCTTTGGAAACTTTTTGAAGAAAACTTTAGcacttaatttatttaattaactttatttaaaatttatttattagcagtttaatttattttttccaaccaGTATTGAAATTTTGCCTTTAGCTACACAACATATATGATCTAGGTTGGTGATCTACTCTGGTATTTACATAAAATGCTggtaaataaaccaaaatgtcattttgtttatgtttagaAAGTAGCCACTGACAGATTTATTGTTTTCCAGTTTTTGATGGTGCAAAAGGGTAAGTTAGGCATAAGCATGCAATGGTAACACAGGAGAAGGACAAATACGAATGAGTTAACTGTTATCAGGCATTGACCCCACAGCACTTTGTAAACTAACAGCCAGAGaccaccttgcaaaagtatttatgccatttaaacttttaaacctTTGACTTACAGCTACAAACTTTAATCCTTTTATCATAGATTTTATCTCATAAACCAACACAGAATAGTGCATGATTATGAAGTGTAAtggaaatgatacatggttttaaattgttttgacaaataaaGTACATTTACATTTAGTCCCGAGTCATTACAAATATAGAGCCACCTTTATCTGCAGTTACAGCCTGCCAGTTTCACCCATTCCTTTTTGCAAAATTGTCAAGACTCAGTCAGATTGCATGGAGAGACTTTGACTGCATAGAGAGAATATGTGAACATCAATGTCCACATCTTGCCATATTcttaatttaggtctggactttgactggtccattctaacacatgaatatactgtGTTCcaatgtgtgttttcttttgtgtatgTATTATGACCGTTTTCTTGCTTTTTATGTTCATTAGGTCTCGTCTTATTCAGTTCTTTCCGTTGTGCTCGTTATTGTTGGGTGTTTTCTgtattagttcattcttttgtgCTTAAGTGTTCTTTCCGCATCTACAGTTATTTCCTGTTAGATTTTTGTTAGATATTTCCCTGGGTTTCTTTGTGCATTTCTGCTTAGCTCCGCATCTGGTTAATTACTctccctccttcagctgctctgccttTCTCTacctcagctgcaactcatttcCTCTGAGTAGCTAATCTGGTTTGATTGCCATTCCATCACCCTTCTCTCAGTATTCGAACCATTCATTcagtctgtcagtcattttctaccgctccttccatagtgggttgcaggggagctggtgcctatctccagcagtctacaggcgagagtgttggaccatttgtttgctgaatattggaccatttgtacgTTGCTGGAGCTGCTATGCCGTCCAGCatcatcagccattttgtacACCAGGATAGTCTGCTACTACAAATCCAGCAGGCACCGCGGCTGATGGGtcgggggcgtcgcagctctgatgtcacagtggactatataaGGGCACTGGAGACACCCACCAGGGCTTTTCCAAGCGAGgaaccgagacgcggttaccacgcaactggagcatcatTCTGGAAAAGAAATCCCACGTagactttcattcattttcccaCTGGCCAGAAAACTCAGCAAATTAAGCTTACAAAAATaggaaggcttgtaagtttcaactttaccgatcgaagacgtggatttaacacgtcaccaaaaaaccacggaggtttcaaggagaataaattttcatccttgttttcttttgttccagtcgactagtgacggtccgtcatatttttcacctctctgccaaggaggccaaaggacgagaACGGACCGCTCTCCTGAGTTATCCACAGA includes the following:
- the prg4b gene encoding proteoglycan 4b, producing the protein MSSKILCVVTLLACALKFSSTQASCRGRCGAEYYRGNMCQCDYNCLSYEECCRDFESQCTTKNSCKGRCGETHKRGRLCSCDSDCLRFKQCCPDYKAHCDEDDNNLFTPDSPAPYPLNDLSDDVFAEILPGDDFPTNGVGDPEASPGPETSSGVEPTPAEPQDKIPAEPTVVTDDPEFSTERALSLTEATPAGVVFNTMTTASTDTQDLTRDPDQGAIIPELTTAPDPDVREPSSSSASQNEPTASSGPTESGKEIVPSDKLEEPENPQLTTTPASSTLASVIPPEETTSSPNIESNPGSTSFQEADIKDPTPTLTPAGVGFPSSTAADPDKTTDRVKADVTTTDLRTSEPDPKPDPSKLLPTSKPDTKPLDPQTQITDNLKDYQGDDSDDTNLCSGRPISGLTTLRNGTMVVFRGHYFWVLDRNLVPGPPKGITEVWGVPSPIDTVFTRCNCQDKTYIFKGGKYWRFENDALDSGYPKVIKTGFDGLQGHITAALSVPQYLNRKESVYFFKRGGTVQKYSYQFGTSPTCGRKPLPLYTVHARMVRQAVSVLEPAINIRRSWRGFPSTVTAAVSVPTNTVPEGYKYVVFSRSTAYNVRMHNELPVVAPPRANVSPKTDNFFRCPKKS